The genomic window TTGTTCCTCAGCCGACTTTGAAGATTGACGCCAACATCAGCTTCCATGAGAAGGAAGGTGTCTCCTCTCCTCGAGACCCAAGTTCTGACAACACCCTGGCAGCCAACACAAGCATAAGTGGGGAGGGAGATCTTAAAGGAATGATAACTCATGGGCCTTTCTCTTATGTTATCAATGAGCAAGacaaatgttcagaaaacagaCCCGCCCCATTTCTTGTATTACTGATAGCCACTGAGGCTCGGAAGGTGGAGGCAAGGAACGCTATACGTCAGACGTGGGGGAATGAGAGTGTCGCTCTGACTCTGGGAATCATCCGGCTCTTCATGTTGGGGAAAAACGAGGGAGAGCTAGGACTTTTACAACAAAGGATGCTAGAAGCAGAGAGCAAAAGGCATCACGATATTATTCAGCAGGACTTTGTAGATTCCTACAAAAACCTGACCATAAAGACGTTGATGGGAATGAATTGGGTGGCAATGCACTGCCCACGGGCCAGCTATGTCATGAAGACGGACAGTGACATGTTCGTCAACACAGAGTACCTCATATATAAGCTTCTCATGCCAGAACTATTTCCCAGGAAGAATTACTTCACAGGAAATAACATGAGAGGCTTTGCACCTAACcgaaataaaaacagcaaatggTACATGCCACCAGAGCAGTACCCAAGTGAGAAGTACCCCACCTTCTGCTCTGGCACTGGTTACGTCTTATCTGGAGACTTGGCGATAAAAATCTACCAAGCATCTCTAAGTATCCCTCACCTGCATCTAGAGGATGTGTATGTGGGAATATGCCTGGCCAAGCTCCGGATCGAGCCGGTGCCACCGCCCAATGAGTTCCTATTCAACCACTGGCGGGTTTCTTACTCCAGCTGCAAGTATAGCCATCTGATAACATCGCATGGGTTTCATCCCAATGAACTACTTAAATACTGGCATCACCTACAAAGCAACAAACACAATGCCTGCATCAACACATTTAAAGAGAGAGGGGGCAGGATGCACGCAGTCCAAaggattaaatgaaaaaagctcAATAACTGACACTCACAAGCTCTTTGTTAAGCCCGTTCATACTcgacaaaaaacacacaaacatctggttCTGTCTTTAGTGGGAAAAGGTACAATTGTCATATTACTCTGCCATAGTCACTGGTAACTGTCAGCTCCAGCTCAGATTGGCAGTCATGGAAACATGACTCCCCTTTTCTGGTGTTACCACATTTGTCATAGCTGTAACCTTGGTAACATTTGTAAGACCTCAGACACAAATTCCATCGCAGTTCAAAACAGAGAGGCAAACTTGTCTCCTTGAGACGAGAAAGGAGTCAATTATCTTTGTAGTGGGTTTGGTAAAGTTTAAGAAACCTGCATATCTATGTTAACTTTGGGTGCCAATCCTTTTTATCTCATACGAAGGGATTtatcaatgttttttatatgGGAACTCGgcataaatgagaaaaaactgATGAAGTGCTTCATTATTATTGCCAATTTTGTACAAAGGAAGAAAACAGTTTCTATGTCTTGATTCAAACCATTGGAGAGTTTGTGTTCACAGTTCTAGTTCACACTTACTCTACTTTTTGGAATAATGTGCATCATACTACATGATTTATATGTGCAGATACAAGTTCAAAACTAGAGTCAACAAGGTACAGTGCCAATAAACGTTTTAACTTGCATATCAAAAGTCAGGGAAGTCATTTTAAAAGAGTTTTAACAGTTAAGTAATTACAGACTGAGATTGCAGACCATCAATCATTTTTGGagattacaaataaaaattacatttggCTCTTAAACAACAGATCCTCTTGTTGATTGAGTAAGGTCCTATCTATGAAAAAATAGTTCctgtctgtagtttttgcaGATTCTCTTTCATATGGTCAAATGGAATAGGAAAGACcagcagaatttatttttaatagaaTGTTGAAAgcttaaatgtgtaaaataatttttactGAAAAACTCTAGAAACAAAAGTGTAAAGTCTCAATAATAATCTCTTGGATCACACATCATGTGTGATGCAAGTGTCTTGGTGAACAAAAATTTTTTGTGTACAAAGAGAACAGCACAGGGCCTTATGTACACCCTCTGATGACATAACATACAAGACTCAGACGGAAGCATATGCAGATAAACGAAGTGTAACACCAACATACGCATGTGTCAGCTGAATGATGCATTATGTGTTTACTGCCATAAAACAAATAAGACTTGGGCAATGTGACACTGAAACTCGGTTTAGCAGCTTCAAGCAATTAAAAAGTGTCTGTTTCTAGGTACTGGcaacatgaaatgtaaacatgCAGTTTAACTCTTCAGCAAACAAGAAGCCCCGTTCTTACCGTCACTGACTTCAGGGTCATGCCGTGGTAGGTGCCCATGGTGTCGATCTTGAAACCCTCCGtttctgaggacacacacaatGAGTTAAGACAGCTggcagaattattttttttgttgcatgaaaatattacaatatttgCACCTTAATTCTTACAACTACTGTCCAACGCTTAAGGAAACTTTGCATATGCTCAACATTATATCTATAGATTTTTCACCATTTGTGCTAAAAGTAGAATCCATTTCACAAGTGTTAAAAACAATTGGGCAAAGCACACAAAGAGCTTAAACTGTGATGTGACTGCATTTGTTACAAATGGGGAAAAGAGGTGAGAGTGTAAAATCACCAGTAAACCACAGTAAAATTCCTGACAGTTAGTGCAGCTGTGTTAAATTTAGGATTATTACGAAAGCTGTGTTTGATTTCCACACTCAGGTAAATGTCCAGCATCAGCCAAAGTTAGAAACCGTTTCCCAGACACATGGGAGGATGTGCAGCATGCAGTTTATGTACATGGCGCTGAAGATTTTTTAGCCTTAAAAGACAGATTGTGAAGTGTGACCATCTTTTGGTTTTATAAAAGAGCTGAGCGAAGCCTAATTGAAGATGCATGCCTTGTctgcaaacatgcacaaagtAAATCTCTGTGAATGGGGGCAACACTTTGAATGCAAGGCGAGTTAACACATGATGTGGGGGACTTTTTGAAtgggaaaaaaagttttttctgtCTTACTTGCAAATTGCTTGTCAATAATGTAAACTGGCTCTTTTTGTGTTTCCTAAACAATACATAATGCTGTGCTGCTGTATGCATTGTGTCTGCAGACTCTATTTGCTTAACACACTCAGTAACtcatcaaaaacacaacataattataaataataatgaacttTCACACTTATTCAAATTGTGGGAGTATGAAAGCAGCTGTGCAGCTGAGTTGGAGACACACTAGCCTTAGAAAGCTGGTGTTGACAGTAAGTCGCTGGTTTAGCTCCAACAAAGGTAGTATCTGTGACGTCTATCAGTGAATCACACTATTGCAACATTATGCATCATTAGGAGGTCAGCATGgccattatcattattataatcattattattctcCAAGCAGAGCCTCCACTGTGTGTTATTACACAATACTAAAAATGTATTCTTCTTAATAACACTTATTAGACTGATAATACACATTGTCAACATAAACATTGAAGATCATATCAGTCTATctactgtttttattaaataatctctatacaaacacaaaataaagtcATACATTGGGCCTACATACATCAACATAACTTGGTTAAATTGCattgtaaattatattattCCTTTAGCTCCTATATGTGTGATTGTTTTTCACTAGTATCTGACTATGACTCTAACACTGTTTTTTTCTTACTAATTATTTTTGGGGATATTAAACCAGCAATACATCAGGGCTCTATAAAAGCATGTACTGGTGTAAGTAGTGGGATGTCCTTGTTAACCAAACACACTCTAATGGTGTCTTAATGGGCAGTTACTGGGGAAATTACCAGAAATGCATCACACAAGTAAGCACTTGACTATTTGCAAATACTGCAAA from Paralichthys olivaceus isolate ysfri-2021 chromosome 16, ASM2471397v2, whole genome shotgun sequence includes these protein-coding regions:
- the LOC109645469 gene encoding beta-1,3-galactosyltransferase 2 encodes the protein MQWRRRHCCAHTAKLLYLLSLLGVLVFLVHQVWLPRLTGMPWWRGHPVVYGGGGLQNTKTKLNMSSEHSMWRFVIVPQPTLKIDANISFHEKEGVSSPRDPSSDNTLAANTSISGEGDLKGMITHGPFSYVINEQDKCSENRPAPFLVLLIATEARKVEARNAIRQTWGNESVALTLGIIRLFMLGKNEGELGLLQQRMLEAESKRHHDIIQQDFVDSYKNLTIKTLMGMNWVAMHCPRASYVMKTDSDMFVNTEYLIYKLLMPELFPRKNYFTGNNMRGFAPNRNKNSKWYMPPEQYPSEKYPTFCSGTGYVLSGDLAIKIYQASLSIPHLHLEDVYVGICLAKLRIEPVPPPNEFLFNHWRVSYSSCKYSHLITSHGFHPNELLKYWHHLQSNKHNACINTFKERGGRMHAVQRIK